The nucleotide sequence TGCCGTTAGTCTTTTTTTATTTACCAAACTGGGTGCCGAATTTATTCCTACCATGGATGAAGGTGATTTTGCCATGCAGATGACGCTGCCTGCCGGTAGCTCGCTTACTCAGAGTATTGAGATTAGCAACCGGGCGGAGAAAATGCTGATGGATAAATTTCCTGAAATAAGGCATGTGGTGGCTAAGATTGGAACTGCCGAAGTGCCTACCGATCCCATGGCGGTGGAGGATGCGGATATTATGATTGTTATGAAGCCTTTCAAAGAGTGGACTAGTGCTGGCAGCCGTGCGGAGATGGTGGCTAAAATGAAAGAAGCCCTCAAACCAATCACCGGAGCGGAATTCAATTTTAGTCAGCCGATACAGCTTCGTTTCAACGAACTTATGACCGGTGCCAAGGCGGATATTGCCATCAAACTGTACGGCGAGAATATGGAGGAGCTTTATGCGAAAGCGAAAGAGGCGGCATTGCTGGTGGAGAAAGTTCCCGGGGCATCGGACGTGCAGGTGGAACAGGTTATGGGGTTGCCTCAGCTTGTGATTTCTTACGACCGTAAAAAGATTGCCCGTTACGGAATGAATATAGAGGAAATGAATACGCTGATTCGTACCGCCTATGCGGGCGAGATAGCCGGAGTGGTGTTCGAAAACGAGCGGCGCTTTGATCTGGTACTGCGGATGGATAAAGACCGGGTTGCCGATCTTAACCTGGATAAGCTTTTTGTGCGTACTGCCGACGGTGTTGAGATACCGGTAAGCGAAATAGCAAAGATAAAACTGATAAACGGGCCTTTGCAGATTAACCGCGATGCGACCAAACGACGTATCGTTATTGGTGTTAACGTGCGTAACGCGGATATACAGAAGGTGGTTGAAGGGATTCAAAGTACGCTGGATAAAAACATCAAGCTAAACCCGGGTTACTATTTCGAATACGGCGGGCAGTTCGAGAACCTTCAGAATGCCATCAAAACGTTGCTGATTGTTATTCCGGTGGCACTGATGCTTATTCTGCTGCTGCTATTCTTCTCTTTCAAGAGCATAGTCTATTCGTTGCTGGTATTCAGTACGGTGCCTTTATCGCTGATTGGGGGAATTCTGGCGCTTTGGCTAAGGGGTTTGCCTTTCAGTATCTCGGCTGGCGTAGGCTTTATTGCTTTGTTCGGGGTGGCGGTTCTCAATGGTATTCTGATGATTAATCATTTCAATGAGTTCAGTCATAAGTCGGTTTATAAAAAGACAACAGGGCGAATCATCGCCGAAGGTTGTCCGCATCTGCTTCGTCCGGTATTCCTTACTGGATTGGTTGCCTCCCTGGGCTTTGTGCCTATGGCCATTGCCACCAGCGCGGGCTCGGAGGTTCAGCGTCCGCTTGCCACGGTTGTGATTGGGGGATTGCTTGTATCTACAGCCCTCACGTTGCTTATTATTCCTGTATTTTACAGAATCGTAAACAGTGCTGCCACTTTGCAACGCACTAAATATAAAAAATTACTGTTCTTCTCTCTGTTGCTTTTTGCGGCTCTCCCGCTGCAGGCACAGAAAGAAGTTAGTCTTGGGGAGGCCATCACGATAAGTAAGGCTAATCATCCCCGTATGCGGATGGCTAATGCCGAGATTGAACGAAGCCGGAGTGCCCGGAACGAGGCTTGGGAACTGGCACCTACATCCTTTACTTATTCGTGGGGGCAGCTTAACGGTGAAACACGGAAAGACAAACAGATGGAATTTACGCAGGAGATTGGGTCGCTTCTAACGCCGTTTTACAAGAACGCGCTTGTAAATAAAAAGGTAACTTCCGGAAACTACTACCGCGACATTGTGGAGAAAGAGGTGGTTGCCGAAGTGAAACGGGCCTGGTGTTATTACCTTTTTGCCCGCGGGCAGGCATCGCTCTACCGCGAGCAATCGGATCTGGCCGATCGGTTGCAACGCGCCGGGGAGATTCGTTATCAGCAGGGTGACATTACTTTGCTGGAGAAGAATATGAGTAGTACGCTTGCCGCCGATATGCGGAACAAATTGTTTCAGGCTAACGAAGAACTTAAAATAGCTGCCAACCGCTTGCAGTGGGCATGTTATTCGGACGAGGCCATCGTTCCGGTGGATTTAGGAGTAACTTTGCTTCCTGTACCTGCATCGGACGATGTATCCGGACAAGTCCATTTGAATTACCTGCAGAGTCTTACAGATCAGAAGAAAACTCTTTTACAGATTGAACGAAGTCGTTTTTTCCCGGAGTTATCTGTTGGGTATGTGCGACAGGATATACTTCCGCTAAAGGGACTTCATTCGTGGATGGTAGGGGTATCTTTTCCTATTTTCTTTACAGCACAACAAAGCCGGATAAAACAGGCTCGCATTGATTATCGGATACAGCAGACTCAACAGGAGCTTAACGTGCGCGAACTGATAAACAAGCTGACCGAATTGAATGCCGAACTGGCACGGCAGGGCGAGAGTATTCGTTACTTTACCACTTCTGCCCTACCCGAAGCCGAAGCGCTTATCAAAGCTGCAGCTCTTCAGCTTAAAGCCAGCGACACCGACATCACCCAGTTTATTCAAAGCATCAACAGCGCGCTGTTCATCAAAAAGAGTTATCTGGAAACGGTTTACCTTTACAACGTTGCCGTACTTGAAACCGAATTATATAAATAAAAAAGATACTACAATGAAACGAGCTATTCTATTCATAGTGGTCTGCACGCTTGCAGCCTGTAATTCTTCCACAAAACAGGAATCCGAAGCCGGACAGGCAAAAGCTGCTCCCGACAGTGTGATGACTCAGTCTGCGGATTCGGCAATGACAGCACAGTCTGCCTCTTCGGAGGATTCGGATGCGGTAGACGGAAATTCGGGTGCTACCTTGGCAAATAAGGTTTCGTTCAACGGAATACTGGTTATTCCGCCTCAGAACTTTGCTTCGGTTACCCTGCACATGGGAGGAATTATCCGTTATACCAGTCTGCTTCCCGGAGTTTACGTAAAGAAAGGCTCACTGCTGGCTACGCTGGATAATCCGGATTTCATTACCCTGCAGCAGACCTACCTTGAGAGTCATGCCCAGACAGAATACCTGGAATCCGAATACAAACGCCAGCAACTTCTTGCCAAAGAAGAGGTGGCTTCCGAGAAAAAACTACAACAGTGTAAAGCGGAATATCTTTCCATGAAGAGCCGTTTGGAAGCCGCTGCTGCACAATTATCGTTGCTTGGAGTCTCTTCTCAATCGTTGCTTAAGGATGGAATTAAACCTACCCTGGAAATAAAATCGCCGGTTAATGGGTACGTGGGCAATGTGAAGGTGAATATTGGCAAACACCTGGATGCAGGAGAAACTTTGTGCGATGTGATTAATAAACAGGAAACCTTGCTTAGACTTACCACCTACGAAAAAGATTTAAAAGACATCCGGCTGGGAGCTAAAGTGTGGTTCAGGGTAAATGGTATGGGCGACAAGACGTTTGATGCCACGTTAATTTCTATTGGTCAGGAGGTTGACGAATCGAGCCGTTCGCTGGAGGTGTATGCCAGAGTTAATTCCGGCGATCTGTCATTCAGACCGGGAATGTATGTTACAGCTCAGATAGAACGGGTATCGCAGTACTAACCTACGCGCACTAACCAATGCGATATATGTTAACGCTGTTACACTATCTTAACAATGCTTGGACATATTAAACTAATTTTTATATCTTTGACCCCTTATTTTTAGTATTAAATTATAAATTAATAGAATTAGATTCGATGAAAAAATTCTTTACCATTGCAGCGATCTTATTAATTGCCTTTAGTGGAAAGGCACAGAATGTTCAATTTCACCATGATTTTGGTAGCGCCTTGAACGATGATCTGGATGGCAGACCTGCTACAACGACAACTGTTGAGATGTTTAAACCAGACAAATGGGGTAGTACGTTTTTCTTTGTAGATATGGATTACAACAGCAAAGGTGTGCAAGGTGCTTACTGGGAAATTGCCCGCGAACTGAAGTTCTGGGAAGGTCCGCTGTCTGCTCACGTTGAATACAATGGTGGTAGAGGTCAATATCCTTACAACAATGCTTACTTGGCTGGTATCACGTTTACACATAACAGTGCCGACTTCTCAAAGGGGTTCAGCATACAGGCTATGTATAAGTATATCCAGAAATCTTATAAACCAAACAACTTCCAGCTTACAGGTACCTGGTACCTGAACTTTGCCAAGGGTGCAGGTACATTCAGTGGATTTGCCGACTTGTGGAGAGAAAACACAGATATGATTTTCCTTGCTGAACCTCAGATCTGGTTAAACTTTAACAAACTAAAGGGTGTGGATCCTGCTTTCAACCTGAGCTTTGGTTCGGAAGTAGAAATAAGCAACAACTTTGTTTGGAATAAATTCGGAGAACACAACAAGTTCTATGTTAATCCTACATTGGCTCTTAAATGGTCATTTAATTAATTATGGAAGCCACTCTATTTAAAAAAATGGTTGGGTTTAATCCCAAGACCATGAAGGTACGTACCGAGATTCTAGCCGGTGTTACCACGTTCCTTACAATGAGTTATATCCTGGCCGTAAACCCGGATATTCTTAGTGCCGCTGGTATGGATAAGGGGTCTGTCTTTACTGCCACAGCCTTCTCGTCTGCAATTGCAACCCTGATGATTGCCTTTTTGGCAAAACTTCCTTTTGCTCAGGCTCCTGGTATGGGACTGAATGCATTCTTTGCCTTCACCTTGGTGCTGGGTATGGGATACAGTTGGGAAACAGCTTTGGCTGCCGTATTTGCCGAAGGTATTATCTTTATCATCATCACGCTTTTAAATATACGGGAAAAGGTTGTAAACTGTATTCCATTGAATCTCCGCTATGCCATGTCGGTGGGTATCGGTATGTTTATAGCCTTTATCGGGTTAAAGAATTCGGGTGTTATTGAAGCCAATCCGGCTACGTTTGTAGCTTTAGGTAAATTTACGCCTGTATCTTTGCTTGCCATTATGGGTATTGTTATCAGTGGTGTGCTTATGGCCAAAGGCGTTAAAGGCGCTTTATTCTACAGTATCCTTCTTTGTACCGCTATTGGTATTCCAATGGGTGTTACGGCTTTGCCCGAAAATTTCACCATCATGTCGTTGCCTCCTTCCATGGCTCCTACATTCCTGAAGTTCGATTTTGCATCGTTGCTTAATATCGATATGTTCTTTATTGTGTTATTGCTTGTGTTTATGGATTTGTTTAACACGATTGGGACATTGGTTGGTGCTGCTGCAAAAACAGAAATGATGGACGAGAAGGGAAATATCCCTCACATGAAGGAAGCTTTATTGGCTGATGCCATTGGTACAAGTGTGGGTGCTGTTTGTGGAACTTCTACTGTTACAACATATGTTGAAAGTGCTGCGGGAATCGCAGAAGGTGGTCGTTCGGGACTAACTGCATTTGTTGTTGGTATCCTGTTCTTTGTGGCTTTGCTTTTTGCTCCTGTATTCCTTTTGGTTCCGAGTGCTGCTACAACGGGTGCTTTGGTAATTGTTGGGGTATTCATGATGGAGTCTGTACGCAAGATCGATTTCTCGGATATGACTGAGGCTTTGCCTGCTTTTGTAACCATTATCGTTATGGTTTTGGCTTATTCGATAGCCGAGGGTATGGCGATGGGTATGATGAGCTACGCGATCCTAAAATTACTTACCGGAAAGTATAAAGAAGTATCTATTACATTATATGTTCTCACAGTACTCTTAATACTGCGTTACATGTATTATTAAATTATTGTATCTTTGCCCCCATGAAAGTATGTATTGCGGAAAAGCCCAGTGTGGCTCGTGAAATTGCAAAGGTTCTGGGGGCAAAGAACAGTTCTAATAAAGGCTATATCGAAGGTAACGGCTATCAGGTTACCTGGACATTCGGCCATCTTTGTACCCTTAAAGAGCCTCACGAATATACGCCCGACTGGAAACGCTGGTCTCTCAGCTCCTTACCTATGATTCCTCCCCGTTTTGGAATTAAACTTATTGATTCGCCTTCGTATATTGAGCAGTTTCAAATTATTGAAAAGCTGATGCAGAATGCCGACGAGGTGATAAACTGTGGTGATGCCGGGCAAGAAGGAGAACTTATCCAACGCTGGGTGATGCAAAAAGCCGGAGTTACCTGTCCCGTTTCCCGTTTGTGGATCTCCTCTCTTACGGAAGAGGCCATCCGCGAAGGCTTTCAGAAACTTAAAACACAGAATTCATTCAATAAACTATACGAAGCAGGTCTTTCGCGCGCTATCGGCGACTGGCTGTTGGGTATGAATGCGACTCGTTTGTACACACTTAAGTACGGACAGAACAGGCAGGTATTGTCCATCGGACGGGTACAAACCCCTACCCTTGCGCTTATTGTAAACAGGCAGACCGAGATTGCCAACTTTACCCCGGAGCCTTACTGGGAGTTGAAAACAATCTATCGCAACACGACCTTTTCGTCTACCAAAGGAAAGTTCTCCGACAAAGTGGAGGGCGAAAACTTCCTTACGGTTGTTAAAGAGGAAGATTTTGAAGTAACCGATACTTCCGAGAAGAAGGGAAAGGAGTTCCCTCCCCGGTTGTTCGACCTTACCTCGCTGCAGGTGGAGTGTAACAAGAAGTTTGCTTTCTCGGCAGATGAAACGCTGAAACTTATTCAGTCGCTCTACGAAAAGAAGGTGACTACCTACCCCCGTGTAGACACTACCTATTTGAGTGATGATATTTATCCCAAGATTCCTGCTACTTTAAAGGGTATGACCGATTACGCGGAGCTTACTTCGCCTTTGCTTGGCAAGAAATTACCCAAAAGCAAGAAGGTATTTGATGATACAAAAGTAACGGATCACCATGCCATTATTCCTACCGGAGTTAGGCCCAACAACCTTTCTGAGAACGAAAGGAAGGTATACGATTTGATTGCCAAACGTTTTATCGCAGCCTTTTACCCGGACTGTCAGATCTCGACGACTACGGTTATGGGTAAGGTTGGTAAAGTGGAATTTAAGGTTACAGGAAAACAGATTCTTGAACCCGGCTGGCGTGTGGTGTTCGGTGCCGAGCAAAAGGATCCGGATGCAGAGCCAACCGACGAAGAAGGCATATTACCCGAATTTATTAAAGGCGAACGCGGTCCGCACGAACCTGTTCTTGGTGAAAAGTGGACACAGGCTCCTAAGCCTTATACCGAAGCAACGCTCCTTCGTGCCATGGAAACTGCGGGTAAGCTGGTGGATAACGACGATCTGCGCGATGCGCTGAAAGAAAACGGTATTGGTCGCCCGTCTACCCGTGCGGCTATTATTGAGACGTTGTTTAAGCGTAACTACGTTCGCAAGGAGAAGAAAAATCTTATAGCTACGCCCACCGGCATGGAACTGATTGGCACCATACAGGAAGAGCTTCTTAAAAGTGCCGAATTAACCGGTTTGTGGGAAAAGAAGCTTCGCCAGATTGAAAAAGGAACCTATGAGGCCCGCACCTTTCTGGAAGAATTGAAGCAACTGGTGTGTCAGATTGTCTCCAACGTATTTTCGGATACCAGTGCCCGTTCCATTACTATCCAGGAAGCGGTAGCCGAAAAGCAAATAGAAACAAAAGAGAAGAAGAAACCGGCAGCAGCCAAAGAGAAAGCTCCAAAAAGTGATGGCGCTCCAAAAGGAAAAGCGGCAAAGGAAAAAGACGTGGCTAAAAAGGAAACAAGCCCGGGGGCAGAAACAAAGACTTTGCCCGAGAATAATCTGCAGGCTCCCTCTGTTAAGTTGGTATGTCCAATATGCCACAAAGGGACCATCCTACGTGGAAAAATGGCCTACGGTTGTTCCGAATACAAGAGTGGTTGTACTTTCCGTATGGATTACAGCACTTACGGTCCCAATCTGTCTGACGAGGAACTTGATCAGATTATCAGATCGTGACTCCACTCATCCAAACGGTCGGGCAGCGTATGAATAAAGTCTACGCGCTCTTCTGCCGTGAGGGGTGCGAACAGGTCGATCTGCAAATCTTTGCACTTATCCCGTAAATCACTGGCAAGGGGATAATACGAAGCCAGAACGGCCTGTGAAATATCGCCCCCGTAGGTTTCGCGAACTGCATCAATCTTGTAGATGTCGTTCTGACTAACGTAACCGGATTTGCACTCTATAAATACAAGATTCATCTCGTTGTTTAGCAGCACATCTATTTCGTTCTTCGTACGGGTATTATCCTTACCCGTCTGGAATATAACGCTTTGCCATACTTCACGTGGTGAAGGTTGTCTTTCGCTCCATTGCCTTACCTGATCGGCTACAAGGGTTTCCCACCAGCGACCTTCGAAGTAGAGGTGACAGCCATTGGTGCGTGGAATAGTAAGCAGCGGCTGATTGCCTTTGTACACATAGAGCGCTCCTTCATTTTGCTTGTAGCGCAGTTCATTTGGAAAGACTTGGGACGAAGGCAGGTTTATCAGGTCGCGACGGCAATAAACTCCAAAGAACTTCTGCAGTTTGGCATGCTCTTTTGGATATTGTTCGATAAAGTTCTTTATTTCCATTGAAGCACGAACATCATCTGCTTTGAGGTCCTTTACATTGTTGTATTCGGCCAGATAGTTACCGCTGAGCTGCAAGATCTCATCGTTATTCAGGATACTGTTCGTCATTGTTTTCTCGAAAGTGTCCAGCCAGACTATTTCACGTTGCTGCGTAAGATAAAAGGCTTCAGACTGATACTTTTGGACAACTTGGTATGCGCCGAAAGTCATCAGTTTAGTTCCTTCCGACAAATTGTAGGAAAAGCTTCCCTCATTTTCGGCATGAATCTTTTCGCACACTTCGGCAACCGACTTTGGATTATAGGGTTCCACCATATATATACGATGTTCGACTGATGAAGGTAACAACGAAAGGATACGTGCAGGCAGCTCCCTGGTTTCCTCTGTGCAGATAAAATGAACCCTGTCCGGACCGAATTCCTTCAGTCCGTGATAAACAGACAGGATCTCTTTTCCCAATATGGCAATTTGATGTTTCATAAGCTTATATTAAACAGATGCGACCAATCTTCGCCAGCTTCAGGCATATAGGTTTTAAATCCCAATGAAGCGGCAGTTTCACAGTTTGGTCTGGCGTCATCTATTAAAAGAGTCTCTTCCGG is from uncultured Macellibacteroides sp. and encodes:
- a CDS encoding CusA/CzcA family heavy metal efflux RND transporter, which gives rise to MFTSIVRFSVKKKLFVGLTTLFLFIGGLYAMFTLPIDAVPDITNNQVQIVTVSPTLAPQEVEQLITFPIEIAMSNIMNVVEIRSVSRFGLSLVTVVFKDNVKTLDARQLINEQIQAVSGEIPPGLGTPELMPITTGLGEIYQYTLEVDPKFKDKYDPMELRTIQDWIVKRQLSGIPGIVEINSFGGYLKQYEVAVDPSALYSLNITIGDVFEALTRNNQNTGGSYIEKEKKAYYIRAEGMITRTEDIEQIVISNRGGIPIHVSDVAVVRLGAPKRFGAMTKDGLGECVGGIAMMLKGANANVVTRQLEMRVDKIQKILPEGVSIQPYLNRSNLVNRNISTVIFNLAEGAVIVFLVLIFFLGNVRAGLIVASVIPLSMLFGFILMRVFNVSANLMSLGAIDFGIVVDGSIVIVEGMLAHLYGKKLIGKHLSQERMDQEIEIGAGHVVRSATFAVGIILIVYFPILTLQGIEGKYFIPMAKTLVFCIVGALILSLTYVPMMASLFLKKELKETRTLADRFFDWLNIYYKKTLDACLHHKTVFITASFAALAVSLFLFTKLGAEFIPTMDEGDFAMQMTLPAGSSLTQSIEISNRAEKMLMDKFPEIRHVVAKIGTAEVPTDPMAVEDADIMIVMKPFKEWTSAGSRAEMVAKMKEALKPITGAEFNFSQPIQLRFNELMTGAKADIAIKLYGENMEELYAKAKEAALLVEKVPGASDVQVEQVMGLPQLVISYDRKKIARYGMNIEEMNTLIRTAYAGEIAGVVFENERRFDLVLRMDKDRVADLNLDKLFVRTADGVEIPVSEIAKIKLINGPLQINRDATKRRIVIGVNVRNADIQKVVEGIQSTLDKNIKLNPGYYFEYGGQFENLQNAIKTLLIVIPVALMLILLLLFFSFKSIVYSLLVFSTVPLSLIGGILALWLRGLPFSISAGVGFIALFGVAVLNGILMINHFNEFSHKSVYKKTTGRIIAEGCPHLLRPVFLTGLVASLGFVPMAIATSAGSEVQRPLATVVIGGLLVSTALTLLIIPVFYRIVNSAATLQRTKYKKLLFFSLLLFAALPLQAQKEVSLGEAITISKANHPRMRMANAEIERSRSARNEAWELAPTSFTYSWGQLNGETRKDKQMEFTQEIGSLLTPFYKNALVNKKVTSGNYYRDIVEKEVVAEVKRAWCYYLFARGQASLYREQSDLADRLQRAGEIRYQQGDITLLEKNMSSTLAADMRNKLFQANEELKIAANRLQWACYSDEAIVPVDLGVTLLPVPASDDVSGQVHLNYLQSLTDQKKTLLQIERSRFFPELSVGYVRQDILPLKGLHSWMVGVSFPIFFTAQQSRIKQARIDYRIQQTQQELNVRELINKLTELNAELARQGESIRYFTTSALPEAEALIKAAALQLKASDTDITQFIQSINSALFIKKSYLETVYLYNVAVLETELYK
- a CDS encoding efflux RND transporter periplasmic adaptor subunit, whose product is MKRAILFIVVCTLAACNSSTKQESEAGQAKAAPDSVMTQSADSAMTAQSASSEDSDAVDGNSGATLANKVSFNGILVIPPQNFASVTLHMGGIIRYTSLLPGVYVKKGSLLATLDNPDFITLQQTYLESHAQTEYLESEYKRQQLLAKEEVASEKKLQQCKAEYLSMKSRLEAAAAQLSLLGVSSQSLLKDGIKPTLEIKSPVNGYVGNVKVNIGKHLDAGETLCDVINKQETLLRLTTYEKDLKDIRLGAKVWFRVNGMGDKTFDATLISIGQEVDESSRSLEVYARVNSGDLSFRPGMYVTAQIERVSQY
- a CDS encoding DUF5020 family protein, producing the protein MKKFFTIAAILLIAFSGKAQNVQFHHDFGSALNDDLDGRPATTTTVEMFKPDKWGSTFFFVDMDYNSKGVQGAYWEIARELKFWEGPLSAHVEYNGGRGQYPYNNAYLAGITFTHNSADFSKGFSIQAMYKYIQKSYKPNNFQLTGTWYLNFAKGAGTFSGFADLWRENTDMIFLAEPQIWLNFNKLKGVDPAFNLSFGSEVEISNNFVWNKFGEHNKFYVNPTLALKWSFN
- a CDS encoding NCS2 family permease; translation: MKVRTEILAGVTTFLTMSYILAVNPDILSAAGMDKGSVFTATAFSSAIATLMIAFLAKLPFAQAPGMGLNAFFAFTLVLGMGYSWETALAAVFAEGIIFIIITLLNIREKVVNCIPLNLRYAMSVGIGMFIAFIGLKNSGVIEANPATFVALGKFTPVSLLAIMGIVISGVLMAKGVKGALFYSILLCTAIGIPMGVTALPENFTIMSLPPSMAPTFLKFDFASLLNIDMFFIVLLLVFMDLFNTIGTLVGAAAKTEMMDEKGNIPHMKEALLADAIGTSVGAVCGTSTVTTYVESAAGIAEGGRSGLTAFVVGILFFVALLFAPVFLLVPSAATTGALVIVGVFMMESVRKIDFSDMTEALPAFVTIIVMVLAYSIAEGMAMGMMSYAILKLLTGKYKEVSITLYVLTVLLILRYMYY
- a CDS encoding DNA topoisomerase 3; translation: MKVCIAEKPSVAREIAKVLGAKNSSNKGYIEGNGYQVTWTFGHLCTLKEPHEYTPDWKRWSLSSLPMIPPRFGIKLIDSPSYIEQFQIIEKLMQNADEVINCGDAGQEGELIQRWVMQKAGVTCPVSRLWISSLTEEAIREGFQKLKTQNSFNKLYEAGLSRAIGDWLLGMNATRLYTLKYGQNRQVLSIGRVQTPTLALIVNRQTEIANFTPEPYWELKTIYRNTTFSSTKGKFSDKVEGENFLTVVKEEDFEVTDTSEKKGKEFPPRLFDLTSLQVECNKKFAFSADETLKLIQSLYEKKVTTYPRVDTTYLSDDIYPKIPATLKGMTDYAELTSPLLGKKLPKSKKVFDDTKVTDHHAIIPTGVRPNNLSENERKVYDLIAKRFIAAFYPDCQISTTTVMGKVGKVEFKVTGKQILEPGWRVVFGAEQKDPDAEPTDEEGILPEFIKGERGPHEPVLGEKWTQAPKPYTEATLLRAMETAGKLVDNDDLRDALKENGIGRPSTRAAIIETLFKRNYVRKEKKNLIATPTGMELIGTIQEELLKSAELTGLWEKKLRQIEKGTYEARTFLEELKQLVCQIVSNVFSDTSARSITIQEAVAEKQIETKEKKKPAAAKEKAPKSDGAPKGKAAKEKDVAKKETSPGAETKTLPENNLQAPSVKLVCPICHKGTILRGKMAYGCSEYKSGCTFRMDYSTYGPNLSDEELDQIIRS
- a CDS encoding DUF1887 family CARF protein translates to MKHQIAILGKEILSVYHGLKEFGPDRVHFICTEETRELPARILSLLPSSVEHRIYMVEPYNPKSVAEVCEKIHAENEGSFSYNLSEGTKLMTFGAYQVVQKYQSEAFYLTQQREIVWLDTFEKTMTNSILNNDEILQLSGNYLAEYNNVKDLKADDVRASMEIKNFIEQYPKEHAKLQKFFGVYCRRDLINLPSSQVFPNELRYKQNEGALYVYKGNQPLLTIPRTNGCHLYFEGRWWETLVADQVRQWSERQPSPREVWQSVIFQTGKDNTRTKNEIDVLLNNEMNLVFIECKSGYVSQNDIYKIDAVRETYGGDISQAVLASYYPLASDLRDKCKDLQIDLFAPLTAEERVDFIHTLPDRLDEWSHDLII